In Streptomyces seoulensis, the following are encoded in one genomic region:
- a CDS encoding alpha-ketoacid dehydrogenase subunit beta: MGTVTMAQALNAGLRDSLTEDDRVLVFGEDVGRLGGVFRITDGLRDEFGEQRCFDTPLAESGLVGFAVGLAMGGFRPVVELQFDAFAYPAFEQIASHVAKMRNRTRGRVPLPMVIRVPYGGGIGGVEHHSDSSEAYYAHTPGLKVVTPATAEDAYWLLRDAVRDPDPVVFLEPKKLYWSKEDAGLARRGAAPTGRAVIRRPGLDATLLAYGPSVPVAIDAAVEAARDGIDVEVVDLRTLVPFDDETVTASVRRTGRCVVVQEAHGFAGVGAEIVARVQERCFHSLAAPVIRVAGFDVPYPPPKLEHAYLPGVDRVLDAIHRLQFDDQPDVRHLAREAS; the protein is encoded by the coding sequence GTGGGTACGGTGACGATGGCGCAGGCCCTCAACGCGGGGCTGCGGGATAGCCTGACCGAGGACGACCGCGTGCTGGTCTTCGGGGAGGACGTGGGCCGCCTCGGCGGAGTCTTCCGTATCACCGACGGACTACGGGACGAATTCGGTGAGCAGCGCTGCTTCGACACGCCGCTGGCCGAGTCAGGGCTCGTCGGATTCGCGGTCGGCTTGGCCATGGGCGGGTTCCGGCCCGTGGTGGAGCTCCAGTTCGACGCCTTCGCGTACCCGGCATTCGAGCAGATCGCCTCGCACGTGGCGAAGATGCGCAACCGCACCCGGGGTCGTGTGCCGCTACCCATGGTGATCCGCGTCCCTTACGGCGGAGGGATCGGCGGCGTCGAGCACCACAGCGACTCCAGCGAGGCGTACTACGCCCACACCCCCGGCCTGAAGGTGGTCACCCCGGCCACGGCCGAGGATGCCTACTGGCTCTTGCGGGACGCGGTGCGCGACCCGGACCCGGTGGTGTTCCTGGAACCGAAGAAGCTGTACTGGTCCAAGGAGGACGCCGGCCTGGCACGGCGAGGCGCTGCGCCGACCGGGCGGGCGGTGATCCGGCGCCCGGGCCTGGACGCCACCCTGCTCGCGTACGGCCCCTCGGTTCCGGTCGCGATCGACGCCGCGGTCGAGGCGGCACGGGACGGTATCGACGTCGAGGTGGTGGACCTGCGCACGCTCGTTCCTTTCGACGACGAGACGGTTACGGCGTCGGTACGGCGAACGGGGCGCTGCGTGGTGGTCCAGGAGGCGCACGGCTTTGCGGGCGTGGGTGCCGAGATCGTGGCGCGGGTGCAGGAGCGTTGCTTCCACTCGCTGGCGGCCCCGGTGATACGTGTCGCCGGCTTTGACGTCCCGTACCCGCCGCCGAAGCTGGAGCATGCGTACCTGCCGGGAGTGGACCGGGTGCTGGACGCGATCCACCGGCTGCAGTTCGACGACCAGCCCGACGTCCGGCACCTCGCACGGGAGGCCTCATGA
- the pdhA gene encoding pyruvate dehydrogenase (acetyl-transferring) E1 component subunit alpha: MSITADGYLNGTRPAPDELLPSAVPVRFVTEEGTAADAPSEYAASSDDRLGEAYRRMVVARRFDQQASALTRQGRLAVYPSSRGQEACQVAGALALRQQDWLFPTYRDTAAVVSRGVDPVEVLTLLRGDWHCGYDPVATRVAPLCTPLATQLLHAVGMADALRRRGEDAVVMAFVGDGGTSEGDFHEALNFAAVFGAPVVFLIQNNQYAISVPLAEQTAAPALAYKGVGYGVRSEQVDGNDLVAVLAVLDEAVEHARSGHGPFLVEAHTYRLDGHTNADDPGRYRDEEEVRRWAAADPLPRLQAWLRTRGTLTDQDIDAAQAEAEALAADLRARIELDGPPDVLEMFDHVYTHPTPQLNEQRRSLETEVEGTEA, encoded by the coding sequence ATGTCGATCACAGCCGACGGGTACCTCAACGGTACGCGGCCGGCGCCGGACGAACTGCTGCCCTCGGCCGTTCCGGTGCGGTTCGTCACCGAGGAGGGAACCGCGGCCGACGCGCCCTCGGAGTATGCCGCCTCCTCCGACGACAGGCTGGGTGAGGCATATCGCCGGATGGTCGTGGCACGGCGGTTCGACCAGCAGGCGAGTGCTCTGACCCGGCAGGGGCGGCTCGCCGTCTACCCGTCGAGCCGGGGGCAGGAAGCATGTCAGGTCGCCGGGGCCCTGGCGCTGCGGCAGCAGGACTGGCTCTTCCCCACCTACCGCGACACGGCGGCCGTGGTGTCGCGCGGTGTGGACCCGGTGGAGGTCCTGACCCTGCTGCGCGGTGACTGGCACTGCGGATACGACCCCGTGGCGACCCGGGTGGCGCCGCTGTGCACCCCGCTGGCCACGCAGTTGCTACACGCGGTCGGGATGGCGGACGCCCTGCGGCGCAGGGGCGAGGACGCCGTGGTGATGGCCTTCGTGGGGGACGGGGGAACGAGCGAGGGCGACTTCCACGAGGCGCTGAACTTCGCCGCGGTCTTCGGCGCCCCCGTGGTCTTCCTCATCCAGAACAACCAATACGCGATCTCCGTACCGCTCGCGGAGCAGACCGCGGCACCGGCTCTCGCGTACAAGGGAGTCGGATACGGGGTGCGCTCCGAACAGGTCGACGGCAACGATCTGGTGGCCGTGCTGGCAGTGCTGGACGAGGCAGTGGAACATGCGCGCTCCGGGCACGGCCCCTTCCTCGTCGAGGCCCACACCTATCGTCTGGACGGCCACACGAACGCCGACGACCCGGGCCGCTACCGAGACGAGGAAGAGGTACGCCGGTGGGCCGCCGCGGACCCGCTGCCCCGGCTCCAGGCGTGGCTGCGGACGCGCGGGACGCTGACCGATCAGGACATCGACGCAGCGCAGGCGGAAGCCGAGGCGCTGGCTGCGGACCTGCGGGCCAGGATCGAGCTGGACGGGCCGCCGGACGTGCTTGAGATGTTCGACCACGTCTATACCCACCCGACACCCCAGCTGAATGAGCAGCGGCGCTCGCTCGAGACCGAAGTAGAGGGCACGGAGGCCTGA
- a CDS encoding cytochrome P450 — protein sequence MLVRHTEFTTSRGNILTTLGQTDIAGGKMLAVTDPPGHKRLKDPLAPHVSRQAVRDHEPALRKFSRRLLSIGAREETWDFAAQAAYYPIAIAGLLLGIPESSWDRLKHFTYAAVAESDPDYAPAGSSRSQVLSRAHSEIFLYFATEVSRPGRAEADDLIGALLRATPDGEPLSREEVILNAYSLLIGATVTTSHAASGGLLALLENPGEYARWRASGDTASLVEEILRWTSPANHALRHTTDEVRLGDACIGAGQPVTAWLGSANRDESVFLEPFRFAVDRKPNRHIAFGVGAHRCIGAHVARLALTVLFEEIAGNFERIELADEPRHLHSTFIAGIKSLPVRTVLGPDGVGLRDLKPLGNTTEEAL from the coding sequence GTGCTGGTCAGACACACCGAGTTCACGACATCGCGGGGCAACATCCTGACGACGCTCGGGCAGACCGACATCGCCGGCGGGAAAATGCTCGCGGTCACCGACCCGCCGGGGCACAAACGGCTCAAGGACCCGCTGGCCCCGCACGTGTCCCGGCAGGCGGTCCGCGACCACGAGCCCGCACTGCGGAAGTTCTCGCGGCGGCTGCTCTCCATCGGTGCCCGCGAAGAGACCTGGGACTTCGCGGCCCAGGCCGCGTACTACCCGATCGCCATCGCGGGTCTGCTGCTAGGGATCCCGGAGTCCTCCTGGGACCGGCTGAAGCACTTCACGTACGCGGCGGTGGCTGAGTCCGACCCGGATTACGCCCCGGCAGGTTCCTCGCGTTCCCAGGTGCTGAGCCGGGCGCACTCCGAGATCTTCCTCTACTTCGCCACCGAGGTGTCCCGGCCGGGACGGGCCGAGGCGGACGACCTGATCGGGGCGCTCCTGCGAGCCACGCCGGACGGTGAGCCGCTGAGCCGCGAGGAGGTCATCCTCAACGCCTACAGCCTCCTGATCGGTGCGACCGTCACCACGTCGCACGCGGCCAGCGGCGGCCTCCTGGCGCTGCTGGAGAACCCCGGCGAGTACGCCCGGTGGCGGGCCTCCGGGGACACGGCTTCCCTGGTTGAGGAGATCCTGCGCTGGACCTCGCCTGCCAACCACGCACTGCGCCACACCACCGACGAGGTGCGTCTGGGCGACGCCTGCATCGGCGCCGGACAGCCCGTCACCGCGTGGCTCGGCTCGGCCAACCGTGACGAGAGCGTGTTTCTGGAGCCGTTCCGCTTCGCGGTGGACCGGAAGCCGAACCGGCACATCGCGTTCGGCGTCGGGGCGCACCGCTGCATCGGCGCGCACGTGGCGAGGCTCGCCCTGACCGTGCTCTTCGAGGAGATCGCCGGAAACTTCGAGCGGATCGAACTCGCCGACGAGCCCCGCCACCTCCACTCCACGTTCATCGCGGGCATCAAGAGCCTGCCCGTTCGCACCGTCCTAGGGCCCGACGGGGTCGGCCTGCGAGACCTGAAGCCACTCGGCAACACCACTGAGGAAGCACTGTGA
- a CDS encoding branched-chain amino acid aminotransferase → MISSFPLMRTASPVPDDQRAAILDAPGFGLHFTDHMAFADWTAEAGWHDRRVQALQPFSVHPGAAVLHYAQEIFEGLKAYRHADGSVWLFRPEINAQRFRRSAERMRLPQLPEQDFLASIEALVRADKPWVPVAAGERSLYLRPFMFAAEAFLGVRPSRRVVYSVIACPSQPYFAPGGVSLWVSTSYTRAAAGGTGAAKCGGNYAASLAAQAEAERHGCDQVLYLDGATEEACIEESGAMNLFLVTARGELVTPALGTILAGVTRDTVLTLASELGLTPVERAVPLAELRAGLADGTVTEVFAAGTAAVITPVTGIKAEGYAFTIGGGEPGKVTSALRELILNIQYGRVADTHGWLRHVV, encoded by the coding sequence GTGATCTCATCGTTCCCACTGATGCGCACAGCCAGCCCGGTGCCCGATGACCAGCGTGCCGCGATCCTTGACGCACCCGGGTTCGGCCTGCACTTCACCGATCACATGGCCTTCGCCGACTGGACGGCGGAGGCCGGGTGGCACGATCGCAGGGTCCAGGCGCTCCAGCCGTTCTCCGTTCACCCCGGCGCGGCGGTGCTGCACTATGCCCAGGAAATCTTCGAGGGGTTGAAGGCGTACCGGCACGCTGACGGGAGCGTTTGGCTGTTCCGGCCCGAAATCAACGCACAACGCTTCAGGAGGTCCGCAGAGCGGATGAGGCTGCCGCAACTGCCGGAGCAGGACTTCCTCGCGAGTATCGAAGCACTCGTCCGAGCCGACAAGCCGTGGGTACCGGTGGCCGCGGGAGAGAGGAGTCTCTACCTCAGGCCGTTCATGTTCGCCGCAGAGGCCTTCCTCGGCGTGCGACCGTCCAGGCGGGTCGTGTACTCGGTCATCGCCTGTCCCTCGCAGCCGTATTTCGCCCCCGGTGGTGTGAGCCTGTGGGTGAGCACGTCCTACACCCGCGCGGCCGCCGGCGGCACTGGTGCCGCAAAGTGCGGGGGCAACTACGCCGCGAGCCTGGCGGCCCAGGCCGAGGCGGAGCGACACGGCTGCGATCAGGTTCTCTACCTGGACGGCGCGACTGAGGAGGCCTGCATCGAAGAGTCCGGCGCCATGAACCTCTTCCTCGTCACCGCCAGAGGCGAGCTGGTGACGCCGGCGCTCGGCACGATCCTCGCAGGGGTAACCCGGGACACCGTCCTGACACTGGCCTCCGAGTTGGGGCTGACGCCGGTCGAGCGGGCCGTTCCCCTCGCGGAACTGCGCGCCGGGCTCGCCGACGGGACTGTGACGGAGGTGTTCGCGGCGGGTACCGCTGCGGTCATCACGCCAGTCACGGGCATCAAGGCCGAAGGCTACGCGTTCACGATCGGCGGAGGGGAGCCCGGCAAGGTGACGTCGGCGCTTCGTGAGCTGATACTGAACATCCAGTACGGGCGGGTTGCCGACACACACGGCTGGCTGCGACATGTCGTCTGA
- a CDS encoding dihydrolipoamide acetyltransferase family protein, which translates to MTTVREARVFQLPDLGEGLTEAEIVAWRVAPGERVGVDQVVIEVETAKAVVEVPVPYAGTVLELHADIGAVLPVGAPLISVSGAAATEPTAEQHGEDAPGGSGNVLVGYGTSPASARRGRRVGASAASTVTTSSRDEERGTDPAAVPLVISPLVRVLARRHGVDLSTVVPSGAHGVILRRDVEQAMAANARPAERRATEAGGAAADERVPLRGLRRTVADKLARSSAIPHATTWIDVDATVLVEAREALRAADPTRRIGLLALLARFCVAGLRKYPELNSTVDVERGEIVRLSAIHLGFAAQTERGLMVPVVREAHRKTTAELAGELATLTGLARSGGLPPTALTGSTFTLNNYGVFGVDGSTPLINHPEAAILGVGRIVDKPWVVDGALAVRKVTQLSLTFDHRVCDGGVAGGFLRYVADCVERPAVLLADV; encoded by the coding sequence ATGACAACCGTGCGCGAGGCCAGGGTGTTCCAACTGCCCGATCTCGGTGAGGGGCTGACCGAGGCGGAGATCGTCGCGTGGCGGGTGGCTCCGGGCGAACGCGTCGGAGTCGACCAGGTGGTCATCGAGGTCGAGACGGCCAAGGCTGTCGTCGAGGTGCCCGTGCCGTACGCCGGGACCGTCCTGGAATTGCACGCCGACATCGGTGCCGTGCTCCCCGTGGGAGCCCCGCTGATCTCCGTGAGCGGCGCCGCGGCCACCGAGCCGACTGCGGAACAGCACGGCGAAGACGCCCCGGGCGGGAGCGGCAACGTCCTTGTCGGCTACGGGACGAGTCCGGCCAGTGCCCGGCGCGGCCGTCGGGTCGGGGCATCGGCCGCATCGACGGTAACAACGTCCTCCCGGGACGAGGAGCGCGGCACCGATCCGGCGGCCGTGCCGTTGGTGATCTCCCCGCTGGTCCGCGTACTGGCACGGCGACACGGCGTGGACCTGAGCACGGTCGTACCGAGCGGGGCGCACGGAGTGATCCTGCGCCGTGACGTCGAGCAGGCCATGGCGGCGAACGCACGGCCCGCCGAACGGCGCGCGACGGAGGCGGGAGGGGCCGCTGCCGACGAGCGCGTACCGCTGCGGGGCCTGCGCAGGACCGTGGCGGACAAGCTGGCCCGCAGCAGCGCGATCCCGCACGCCACCACCTGGATCGACGTGGACGCCACCGTTCTGGTGGAGGCCAGAGAGGCCCTTCGGGCCGCCGATCCGACGCGGCGGATCGGATTGCTGGCATTGCTGGCCCGCTTCTGCGTCGCCGGGCTCCGCAAATACCCGGAGCTCAACTCGACGGTGGACGTCGAGCGCGGTGAGATTGTCCGCCTCTCCGCCATCCACCTGGGCTTCGCCGCGCAGACCGAACGCGGTCTGATGGTGCCCGTCGTGCGGGAAGCCCACCGGAAGACGACGGCCGAACTGGCCGGCGAACTCGCCACGCTGACCGGACTCGCACGCTCCGGCGGCCTACCGCCGACGGCTCTCACGGGCAGCACGTTCACGCTCAACAACTACGGCGTGTTCGGCGTCGACGGCTCGACGCCGCTCATCAACCACCCCGAGGCCGCGATCCTCGGCGTCGGCCGCATCGTCGACAAGCCCTGGGTGGTCGACGGCGCGCTCGCCGTGCGCAAGGTCACCCAGCTCTCCCTCACCTTCGATCACCGGGTCTGCGACGGAGGCGTCGCCGGCGGCTTCCTGCGTTACGTCGCGGACTGTGTGGAACGTCCCGCAGTGCTTCTGGCCGACGTCTGA
- a CDS encoding enoyl-CoA hydratase/isomerase family protein, which yields MPPRAERSAAERGDADRVEQAARRARNQFLKVHAGDLYDELTDGRNRQVRLDELAFAAAENYPGLVPTRAQVSADRQLPQAEKSDGEVDQGILFAHLLDRRETGEHLLRSMLAPTQRALDLLPEFRRTGHVDLGQAVIHRDGFVAVVTICNQDVLNAEDDAVVEAMETAVDLALLDDAVSVGILRGSILSHPRYSGRRAFGAGINLTHLYTGQISFIDFMLRRELGYIRKLIHGLHHGPADDLFHLPGGKPWVGAVDTFAIGGATQVALVLDRVVAGADAYFSLPALAEGIIPGAANLRLGRVVGRRMTERLVFFGEKVAATSPEARELCDEVVAPEAVDGAVAASAERLADPAVPANRRMLHLAEESDDLFRTYMSRYALEQSARMHSPDVVAKLKRTWINRRAGGAS from the coding sequence ATGCCGCCCCGAGCCGAGCGCTCTGCCGCCGAGCGCGGCGACGCCGACCGGGTCGAGCAGGCCGCACGGCGTGCCCGAAACCAGTTCCTCAAGGTGCACGCCGGAGACCTCTACGACGAGCTCACCGACGGCCGCAACCGCCAGGTCCGCCTGGACGAACTGGCGTTCGCCGCGGCGGAGAACTACCCGGGCCTGGTCCCCACCCGCGCGCAGGTGTCCGCCGACCGGCAGCTGCCCCAGGCCGAGAAGTCGGACGGGGAAGTCGACCAGGGAATCCTCTTCGCGCACCTTCTCGACCGTCGTGAGACGGGCGAGCACCTCCTGCGGTCGATGTTGGCGCCGACTCAGCGCGCGCTCGATCTGCTCCCGGAATTCCGAAGGACCGGCCATGTGGACCTCGGCCAGGCGGTGATCCATCGCGACGGCTTCGTGGCCGTGGTGACCATCTGCAACCAGGACGTCCTCAACGCCGAGGACGACGCGGTGGTAGAGGCAATGGAGACGGCCGTCGACCTCGCCCTCCTCGACGACGCGGTGTCGGTGGGCATACTGCGCGGCAGCATCCTGTCCCATCCCCGGTACAGCGGCCGGCGCGCCTTCGGCGCCGGCATCAACCTCACCCACCTCTACACCGGGCAGATATCGTTCATCGACTTCATGCTCCGCCGTGAGCTGGGGTACATCCGCAAGCTGATCCACGGCCTGCACCACGGCCCGGCGGACGACCTGTTCCACCTCCCGGGCGGCAAGCCGTGGGTGGGTGCCGTCGACACCTTCGCCATCGGAGGTGCCACCCAGGTGGCGCTGGTCCTCGACCGGGTGGTCGCCGGGGCCGACGCCTACTTCTCGCTTCCCGCGCTTGCGGAGGGCATCATCCCCGGCGCGGCCAACCTGCGCCTCGGACGCGTGGTCGGGCGGCGCATGACGGAGCGGCTGGTCTTCTTCGGCGAGAAGGTCGCGGCGACCAGCCCCGAGGCCCGGGAGCTGTGCGACGAGGTCGTCGCGCCGGAAGCGGTCGATGGGGCCGTGGCAGCGTCGGCCGAGCGCCTCGCCGACCCCGCGGTTCCCGCCAACCGCCGCATGCTGCACCTGGCCGAGGAGTCCGACGACCTCTTCCGCACGTACATGAGCCGGTATGCGCTGGAGCAGTCGGCCCGGATGCACAGCCCCGACGTGGTGGCCAAGTTGAAGCGCACCTGGATCAACAGGAGGGCGGGCGGCGCGTCGTAG
- a CDS encoding non-ribosomal peptide synthetase, giving the protein MTTPAHAMTAPNETNPDLGSHPSHHVVRCLRITGEFDGEAARDALRPVTVRPAASHDAHVMADDSPASPSGATHVDFAELRVSADEAIEVAVREAGAPFALPHGPLLRIRVLRVADRECLLVAVAHRSLLDAVGLDAFLIEHARAYSAVRRGESLAHAEPPQPARPSAGQAAADLAYWQAQPPLPVLDLPTDRPRRLRSVRSGAVERFTLPTSLMGSLSELSGTPDATTAVYAAATVLLSRHTAQPTIPLLVPVSPFPADPHTRGGRPETDVVLTLRLDGDPTFRELVAQTGAELARARAHSSALPPGSLAELAGACGDPDRQAAPAKFAVRRRPAGLPDYAEASCDPVGLHLGTAARDLSFALDLRDDELHGTLEYDTDLFAPVTAKRLVRRLEHFLIAAARQPDTRVADLPVLPPEERELVISVWNRTARDFPRDRTTAAFFEEQVRRDPSAIAVEHEDVTLTYEELNTRANRLAHQLIGLGVIPDQPVGLCLPRSVDMIVCLLGILKAGGAYLPLDPGYPAERLAYVVDDAEARVVLTDKEHAAAFAGTAAQVLLRNESESTGGTTEPPVTDPEVPATAEHLAYVIYTSGSTGTPKGVAVTHRALARLVKGADYVELGPGEAHLQLSPLSFDASLIELWGSLLNGGTLVLPPSGLPFPDQLKAALQRHRITTLLLVSPQLHVAAEQFPEELARVRQLLVGGDVLSPASAASLLPYLDDTRFLHVYGPTECTLFATWKPIEAVDTGRPTIPIGRPIANTQAYVLDEDLNPLPAGVAGHLWLSGDGLAREYLGRPELTRECFLPDPFGPPGSRIYHTGDLARWLPDGDLEFLGRSDDQVKIRGYRIELGEIDVALAAHPDIRSVATVARDDAPGGRALAAYLVGDRHPDDAELRAHLGSRMPAFMVPAAFVWLDAIPLTANGKVDRKALPKPEFGGGGGLEDRSRSSLEKQILGTIAETLGLRAVGAEEDFFDLGGNSLLLVDLFTHLEKLLPDSGLSLLDLLENRTGAGIAALIERSRERA; this is encoded by the coding sequence GTGACAACCCCGGCACACGCGATGACCGCGCCGAACGAGACCAATCCCGACCTCGGTTCGCACCCGTCCCACCACGTGGTCCGGTGCCTGCGGATCACGGGTGAGTTCGACGGCGAAGCCGCACGCGACGCCCTTCGCCCGGTCACGGTCCGTCCTGCGGCGTCTCACGACGCCCACGTCATGGCGGACGACAGTCCCGCGTCGCCGTCGGGCGCGACGCACGTCGACTTCGCCGAGTTGCGGGTGTCCGCCGACGAGGCGATCGAAGTGGCCGTAAGGGAAGCCGGCGCGCCGTTCGCGCTCCCGCACGGCCCCCTCCTGAGGATCCGCGTTCTGCGCGTCGCCGACCGTGAGTGCCTCCTGGTCGCTGTCGCCCACCGTTCGCTGCTGGACGCCGTCGGGCTGGACGCCTTCCTCATCGAGCACGCGCGCGCCTACAGCGCGGTCCGGCGGGGCGAATCCCTCGCCCACGCCGAGCCGCCGCAGCCGGCACGGCCCTCCGCCGGGCAAGCGGCTGCCGACCTCGCCTACTGGCAGGCGCAGCCGCCGCTCCCCGTGCTGGACCTGCCGACGGACCGGCCACGCCGCCTCCGGTCCGTCCGCAGCGGCGCGGTGGAGCGTTTCACCCTGCCGACCAGCCTGATGGGGAGCCTGAGCGAGCTGTCCGGGACCCCGGACGCCACCACCGCCGTATACGCGGCCGCCACTGTGCTCCTCTCCCGCCACACCGCGCAGCCGACGATCCCGCTCCTGGTGCCCGTGAGCCCGTTCCCGGCCGACCCGCACACGCGCGGTGGCCGGCCCGAGACCGATGTCGTGCTGACCCTGCGGCTGGACGGCGACCCGACGTTCCGTGAGCTGGTCGCTCAGACCGGTGCCGAGCTGGCCCGAGCACGAGCCCACTCCTCCGCCCTCCCGCCCGGCTCGCTCGCCGAGCTGGCCGGCGCGTGCGGGGACCCGGACCGCCAAGCGGCACCCGCGAAGTTCGCCGTCCGGAGACGGCCCGCCGGGCTGCCGGACTACGCGGAAGCCTCGTGCGACCCGGTCGGCCTGCACCTCGGCACGGCCGCCCGCGACCTGTCCTTCGCCCTCGACCTGCGCGACGACGAACTCCACGGGACGCTGGAGTACGACACCGACCTGTTCGCCCCGGTCACGGCGAAGCGGCTGGTGCGCCGCCTGGAGCACTTTCTCATCGCGGCCGCCCGGCAGCCCGACACCCGCGTCGCCGACCTGCCTGTGCTTCCGCCCGAGGAGCGCGAGCTGGTCATCTCTGTGTGGAACCGGACAGCGCGTGACTTCCCACGCGACCGCACCACCGCTGCCTTCTTCGAGGAGCAGGTACGACGGGACCCCTCGGCGATCGCCGTCGAGCACGAGGACGTGACGCTCACCTACGAGGAGCTCAACACACGGGCGAACCGTCTGGCCCACCAGCTGATCGGCCTGGGCGTGATTCCCGACCAGCCCGTCGGCCTGTGCCTGCCTCGGTCGGTCGACATGATCGTCTGCCTGCTCGGCATCCTCAAGGCAGGGGGCGCCTATCTCCCGCTCGATCCCGGCTACCCTGCCGAGCGGCTCGCCTACGTGGTCGATGACGCCGAGGCTCGCGTCGTGCTCACGGACAAAGAGCACGCGGCCGCGTTCGCCGGGACCGCGGCCCAGGTGCTCCTCCGCAACGAGTCGGAGTCCACGGGCGGGACGACCGAACCGCCCGTGACTGACCCGGAGGTTCCGGCCACGGCGGAACACCTCGCCTACGTCATCTACACCTCGGGTTCCACGGGCACCCCCAAAGGCGTCGCCGTCACGCACCGGGCTCTCGCCCGGCTCGTCAAGGGCGCAGACTACGTCGAGCTCGGCCCGGGAGAGGCCCATCTGCAACTCTCGCCGCTCTCCTTCGACGCGTCGCTGATCGAGCTGTGGGGATCGCTGCTCAACGGTGGCACGCTGGTGCTGCCGCCCTCCGGGCTTCCGTTTCCCGACCAGCTCAAGGCCGCACTCCAGCGCCACCGCATCACGACCCTCCTCCTCGTGTCACCCCAACTGCACGTGGCGGCCGAACAGTTCCCCGAGGAATTGGCGCGCGTCCGGCAGTTGCTCGTGGGCGGCGACGTGCTCTCGCCCGCCAGCGCGGCGTCCCTCTTGCCCTATCTGGACGACACCCGTTTCCTCCATGTCTACGGGCCGACGGAATGCACGCTCTTCGCGACCTGGAAGCCCATCGAGGCGGTCGACACCGGCCGTCCCACCATTCCCATCGGCCGGCCGATCGCCAACACCCAGGCATATGTCCTGGACGAGGATCTGAACCCGCTGCCCGCGGGAGTCGCCGGGCACCTCTGGCTCAGCGGCGACGGCCTGGCCCGCGAGTATCTGGGCCGCCCCGAGCTGACCCGGGAGTGCTTCCTGCCCGACCCGTTCGGCCCGCCGGGAAGCCGTATTTACCACACCGGTGACCTGGCACGCTGGCTCCCGGACGGCGACCTGGAGTTCCTTGGACGCAGCGACGACCAGGTCAAGATCCGCGGCTACCGCATAGAACTGGGCGAGATCGACGTCGCTCTCGCCGCGCACCCGGACATCCGGTCCGTGGCCACCGTCGCCCGTGACGACGCCCCCGGCGGACGGGCGCTGGCCGCCTATCTGGTGGGCGACCGGCACCCCGACGACGCTGAGCTGAGGGCACACCTCGGGTCCCGCATGCCCGCCTTCATGGTCCCGGCCGCCTTTGTCTGGCTCGACGCGATTCCCCTGACCGCGAATGGCAAGGTGGACCGCAAGGCCCTGCCCAAACCGGAGTTCGGTGGCGGAGGCGGCCTGGAGGACAGATCGCGCTCCTCGTTGGAGAAGCAGATCCTCGGCACGATCGCCGAGACCCTCGGGCTGCGCGCGGTGGGGGCCGAGGAGGACTTCTTCGATCTGGGCGGCAACTCTCTGCTGCTGGTCGACCTGTTCACCCACCTGGAAAAGCTGCTTCCGGACAGCGGGCTGAGCCTGCTGGACCTGCTGGAGAACCGCACGGGTGCCGGGATCGCCGCACTCATCGAGCGATCGCGAGAACGCGCGTGA
- a CDS encoding thioesterase II family protein: protein MTHGTTPWLLGRVEPGTEGERLFCFPHAGSGASAFRLWPSRLPASVQCCPVQLPGRENRVADPMPDTMDELAEWTVEALLPMLRPPYVLFGHSFGGLLAYAVARHLHERGHPLPRALLISGARPPHVAAEESYHTLPHDELLSHVRATNGIAEPLLKHEEFVRLLLSVLRNDLRIAAEYRPAADVPLRCPIRVFAADDDPVVAPLVMEGWRAYAGGEFDVRRGPGDHYAVYDVSGGLFAEVARHGLADR, encoded by the coding sequence GTGACCCACGGCACGACACCCTGGCTTCTCGGGCGTGTCGAGCCCGGTACCGAAGGCGAGCGCCTGTTCTGCTTTCCACACGCGGGAAGCGGCGCGAGCGCCTTCCGCCTCTGGCCGTCGCGGCTGCCCGCCTCGGTCCAGTGCTGCCCGGTTCAGCTCCCGGGCCGTGAGAACCGGGTCGCGGACCCCATGCCGGACACGATGGACGAACTGGCGGAGTGGACTGTCGAGGCCCTGCTGCCGATGCTGCGCCCGCCGTACGTCCTCTTCGGGCACAGCTTCGGCGGCCTGCTGGCGTACGCGGTGGCCCGGCACCTGCATGAGCGAGGACACCCGCTGCCGCGGGCGCTGCTGATCTCGGGCGCCCGCCCGCCGCACGTCGCGGCCGAGGAGTCGTACCACACGCTTCCGCACGACGAGCTCCTCAGCCATGTGCGCGCGACCAACGGCATCGCCGAACCCCTCTTGAAACACGAGGAATTCGTCCGTCTCCTCCTCAGTGTGCTGCGCAACGACCTGCGGATCGCCGCCGAGTACCGTCCCGCTGCCGACGTCCCACTGCGCTGCCCGATCCGGGTCTTCGCGGCGGACGACGACCCGGTGGTGGCGCCCTTGGTCATGGAGGGCTGGCGCGCTTATGCGGGCGGGGAGTTCGACGTCCGGCGGGGTCCTGGCGATCACTACGCGGTCTACGACGTGTCCGGCGGCCTTTTCGCCGAAGTCGCCCGCCATGGTCTGGCTGACCGCTGA